In the genome of Plasmodium chabaudi chabaudi strain AS genome assembly, chromosome: 6, one region contains:
- a CDS encoding thioredoxin-like protein codes for MNNILLRINSRKAILPCNKRMFVHFNYPCRVGNCANKSINAKVNFKNIIQRNITNAANVDNKISSNRKKRIYMLSILISSILGYGAFKWDEKKKISNFLNEMTEISDEVFDRIDNIVLFVIDKNKLSDEKKKVQFLKHEIEKLNIKNLNYLYTFHEESRDFACYIYKGRRRRNITKEELVDTSSIKEIFEQFFVPISEDSEKLNKGNNGTFPTYVTHDTFEKEVIEDSKKNDILLVLFENTCFLCFLYKPFINSLYKLFKENNIELKLKKYNIEKNDYAPNMIVSRGTPTFLFYTKGKGTKLDEYKPNEIIEKIDKMVKLPSDLKEEIIDKVESIHARMHQFGLLTMWTTESKVIENTLIKRHIKDIPNSTDDESIYNEVLTALIEEDSQRNDLIEDSLNFINEKIKEAEKGCYVAALMMANELIDEEKKII; via the exons ATGAATAACATACTACTAAGGATCAACAGTAGAAAAGCGATACTACCATGTAATAAACGCATGTTTGttcattttaattatcCTTGTAGAGTCGGAAATTGTGCTAATAAGAGTATAAATGCAAAAGTTAACTTTAAGAACATTATACAAAGGAACATTACAAACGCGGCAAATGTggacaataaaataagttCAAATcggaaaaaaagaatatatatgttaagTATACTTATTAGTAGCATATTAGGTTATGGAGCTTTCAAATgggatgaaaaaaaaaaaatatcaaattttCTAAATGAAATGACCGAAATATCTGATGAGGTTTTTGATAGGATAGATAATATCGTACTATTTGttatagataaaaataaattgagcgacgaaaaaaaaaaagttcagtttttaaaacatgaaattgaaaaactcaacattaaaaatttaaattatctttATACATTTCATGAGGAAAGCAGGGATTTTGCTtgctatatttataaaggAAGGAGACGaagaaatataacaaaagaAGAGTTAGTCGATACTAGTTccataaaagaaatatttgaacaattttttgtacCTATTAGTGAAGATtctgaaaaattaaataaaggaaataaTGGGACATTCCCAACGTATGTAACGCATGACACATTTGAAAAGGAg GTTATTGAGGATTCCAAGAAAAATGACATCCTCTTAGTTTTGTTTGAAAATACATGCTTCTTATGCTTTTTATACAAGCCTTTTATAAACAGCTTATACAAACTATTCAAAGAGAATAAc atTGAATTGAAACTAAAGAAGTATAATATTGAGAAAAATGATTATGCGCCAAATATGATAGTTTCTAGGGGAACACCAacctttttgttttataccAA AGGTAAAGGAACGAAGCTCGATGAATATAAACCAAATGAAATTATCGAAAAAATAGATAAG ATGGTTAAATTACCCAGTGACCTTAAAGAGGAAATTATAGACAAGGTCGAATCAATTCATGCACGAATGCACCAATTTGGCTTGCTAACAATGTg gACGACAGAGTCAAAGGTTATAGAAAACACTCTTATAAAAAGACACATAAAGGATATACCAAAT aGTACCGACGACGAAAGCATTTACAATGAAGTGTTAACTGCTCTTATAGAAGAGGATTCGCAAAGAAATGACTTAATTGAGGAtagtttaaattttataaatgaaaaaataaaagaagcCGAAAAGGGTTGTTACGTAGCAGCTTTG atgATGGCTAACGAATTAATAgacgaagaaaaaaaaataatttaa